From bacterium, one genomic window encodes:
- the rpoC gene encoding DNA-directed RNA polymerase subunit beta', producing the protein MRDLYNLFEKPKDPLAFDSLRISLASPDKVREWSFGEVKKPETINYRTFKPERDGLFCAKIFGPVKDYECNCGKYKRMKHRGVVCEKCGVEVIQSKVRRERMGHITLASPVAHIWFLKSLPSRIGNILEITLRDLEKVLYFEAHVVLDPKDTELEKGELVTDERLIELREQYGRDAFEVGIGAESVRRLLEELDVEGECTRLREEMREATSEAKRKKIAKRLKVLDAFRESEVNSPEFMILEVVPVIPPDLRPLVPLDGGRFATSDLNDLYRRVINRNNRLKRLQELNAPEVIIRNEKRMLQEAVDALFDNGRRGRVITGPSKRPLKSLSDMLKGKSGRFRQNLLGKRVDYSGRSVIVVGPELRLHQCGLPNRMALELFKPFIYSKLEQQGFVTTIKAARKMVEHERPEVWDILAEVIKEHPILLNRAPTLHRLGMQAFEPMLIEGKAIQLHPLVCAAFNADFDGDQMAVHVPLSVEAQIEARVLMMSTNNILSPATGRPIIGPSQDIVLGAYYMTRERPGVMGEDMKFATEEEVIVAYDAGVLDIHASIGVMMDGEMVETTTGRILMREVVPNEVPFEFVNQVMDKKALGELIDQCYRRMGNKATVLLADALRTLGYKNATRAGMSICIDDMRIPPDKERFLAEATEEVTQIQDQYQEGLITDGERYNKVVDIWAQATEQITQQLLDGIATDTYVDAEGNESQVPSFNNIYMMADSGARGSAQQMRQLAGMRGLMAKPSGAIIETPITSNFREGLSVLQYFISTHGARKGLADTALKTANSGYLTRRLVDVSQDVIVREEDCGTDDGLQTTALIEAGEIVEPLGERLLGRTAQGDVLDPVSGEVLVTSGEEIDEDRVRTIENAGIESVKIRSVLTCASLYGVCVKCYGRDLSRGTMVNLGEAVGVIAAQSIGEPGTQLTMRTFHIGGAATRRAEQSHAEAASEGSIKLHSIRTVIDNEGRETVMTRNGEVGIVDASGREKERHPVVYGATLRVKEGQQVKPGDVLLDWDPFASPILSEMRGTVGFNDIIEGATMQEQVDDFTGVSSKVIIESKDSSLRPQISINEIDGDAESKSLLPVGAYLSVNEGEEVTAGQVVAKIPREASKTKDITGGLPRVAELFEARKPKECAVVSEIEGIVSFGPDSRGKRRVIVTPEEGEPEEYLIPKGKHVSVHEGDRVRAGDALMDGSSNPHDILKIKGEKELAKYLVDEVQEVYRLQGVKINDKHIETIVRQMVRKVRIVDPGDSDWLIGEQVEKATYRQLCAEFEEEGKQVPTAETQLLGITKASLSTESFISAASFQETTKVLTEAAIWGKNDFLRGLKENVIMGRLIPAGTGLSKYADMGIQVEVPEGFEFDTAEAGELGGEFGTSSFGGETITPEGEAPVAGLFASPAEPAEGGSFES; encoded by the coding sequence ATGCGCGATCTCTACAATCTCTTCGAGAAGCCCAAGGACCCGCTGGCCTTCGATTCGCTCCGAATCTCGCTGGCCTCGCCGGACAAGGTCCGCGAGTGGTCATTCGGCGAAGTGAAGAAGCCCGAGACCATCAACTATCGGACCTTCAAACCCGAGAGGGATGGACTTTTCTGCGCCAAGATCTTCGGTCCGGTCAAGGACTACGAGTGCAACTGCGGCAAGTACAAGCGCATGAAGCACCGGGGCGTCGTCTGCGAGAAGTGCGGCGTCGAGGTCATTCAGTCGAAGGTGCGCCGCGAGCGCATGGGGCACATCACGCTGGCTTCGCCGGTGGCCCACATCTGGTTCCTCAAGTCGCTGCCGTCGCGGATCGGCAACATCCTCGAGATCACCCTGCGTGACCTCGAGAAGGTCCTCTACTTCGAGGCCCACGTCGTTCTCGACCCGAAGGACACGGAGCTCGAGAAGGGTGAGCTCGTCACCGACGAGCGCCTGATCGAGCTGCGCGAGCAGTATGGTCGCGACGCCTTCGAGGTCGGCATCGGCGCAGAGAGCGTCCGCCGTCTCCTCGAGGAGCTCGACGTCGAGGGTGAGTGCACGCGACTCCGCGAGGAGATGCGCGAGGCCACGTCCGAGGCGAAGCGCAAGAAGATCGCCAAGCGCCTCAAGGTGCTCGACGCCTTCCGCGAATCCGAGGTGAACAGCCCCGAGTTCATGATTCTCGAGGTCGTGCCGGTGATCCCGCCGGACCTGCGACCGCTGGTTCCCCTGGACGGGGGTCGCTTCGCGACCTCGGACCTGAACGACCTCTACCGCAGGGTCATCAATCGGAACAACCGGCTCAAGCGCCTTCAGGAGCTGAACGCGCCCGAGGTCATCATCCGCAACGAGAAGCGCATGCTTCAGGAAGCGGTGGACGCGTTGTTCGACAACGGACGACGCGGACGCGTGATCACGGGTCCGTCGAAGCGTCCGCTGAAGAGCCTCTCCGACATGCTGAAGGGCAAGTCGGGTCGCTTCCGGCAGAACCTGCTCGGGAAGCGCGTCGACTACTCGGGACGTTCGGTGATCGTCGTCGGTCCGGAGCTCCGGCTCCACCAGTGCGGACTTCCGAACCGGATGGCCCTCGAGCTCTTCAAGCCCTTCATCTACTCGAAGCTCGAGCAGCAGGGCTTCGTCACGACCATCAAGGCCGCGCGCAAGATGGTCGAGCACGAGCGCCCCGAGGTGTGGGACATCCTGGCGGAGGTGATCAAGGAGCATCCGATCCTCCTGAACCGCGCTCCCACGCTCCACCGCCTCGGCATGCAGGCCTTCGAGCCGATGCTGATCGAGGGCAAGGCGATCCAGCTCCACCCGCTCGTTTGCGCCGCGTTCAACGCGGACTTCGACGGTGACCAGATGGCGGTCCACGTGCCGCTCTCGGTCGAGGCGCAGATCGAAGCGCGCGTGCTGATGATGTCGACCAACAACATCCTCAGCCCCGCGACCGGCCGCCCGATCATCGGCCCGTCCCAGGACATCGTCCTCGGCGCCTACTACATGACGCGCGAGCGTCCGGGCGTGATGGGCGAGGACATGAAGTTCGCGACCGAGGAAGAGGTCATCGTCGCCTACGACGCCGGGGTGCTCGACATCCACGCGTCGATCGGCGTGATGATGGACGGTGAGATGGTCGAGACGACCACGGGCCGGATCCTCATGCGCGAGGTCGTTCCGAACGAGGTGCCCTTCGAGTTCGTCAATCAGGTGATGGACAAGAAGGCGCTCGGTGAGCTGATCGACCAGTGCTACCGCCGAATGGGCAACAAGGCGACGGTCCTCCTCGCGGACGCGCTCCGGACTCTCGGGTACAAGAATGCGACCCGTGCGGGCATGTCGATCTGCATCGACGACATGCGCATTCCGCCGGACAAGGAGCGCTTCCTCGCCGAGGCGACCGAGGAGGTCACCCAGATCCAGGATCAGTACCAGGAAGGTCTGATCACGGACGGCGAGCGCTACAACAAGGTGGTCGACATCTGGGCGCAGGCTACGGAGCAGATCACCCAGCAGCTCCTCGACGGCATCGCGACCGACACCTACGTCGACGCGGAAGGCAACGAGAGCCAGGTCCCGAGCTTCAACAACATCTACATGATGGCGGACTCGGGCGCGCGTGGTTCGGCGCAGCAGATGCGTCAGCTGGCCGGCATGCGTGGTCTCATGGCCAAGCCCTCGGGCGCGATCATCGAGACTCCGATCACTTCGAACTTCCGTGAAGGCCTCTCGGTCCTCCAGTACTTCATCTCGACCCACGGTGCCCGAAAGGGCCTCGCGGACACGGCGCTCAAGACGGCGAACTCGGGTTACCTGACTCGCCGCCTGGTCGACGTGTCCCAGGACGTGATCGTTCGGGAAGAGGACTGCGGAACCGATGACGGTCTGCAGACGACGGCGTTGATCGAGGCCGGCGAGATCGTCGAGCCCCTCGGCGAGCGCCTCCTCGGTCGAACGGCCCAGGGCGACGTGCTCGACCCGGTCAGCGGCGAGGTTCTGGTCACCTCCGGCGAGGAGATCGACGAGGACCGTGTCCGCACCATCGAGAACGCGGGCATCGAGAGCGTGAAGATCCGATCGGTGCTCACGTGCGCGAGCCTCTACGGCGTCTGCGTGAAGTGCTACGGCCGCGATCTTTCCCGCGGCACCATGGTGAACCTCGGCGAGGCGGTCGGCGTGATCGCTGCACAGTCGATCGGTGAGCCCGGGACGCAGCTCACGATGCGGACATTCCACATCGGTGGTGCGGCGACGCGACGGGCCGAGCAGTCCCACGCCGAGGCGGCGAGCGAAGGCTCGATCAAGCTCCACAGCATCCGGACCGTGATCGACAACGAGGGTCGCGAGACGGTGATGACGCGAAACGGCGAGGTCGGCATCGTCGACGCGAGCGGCCGCGAGAAGGAGCGTCACCCGGTCGTCTACGGTGCCACGCTGCGCGTGAAGGAAGGCCAGCAGGTGAAGCCCGGCGACGTGCTTCTCGACTGGGATCCCTTCGCCAGCCCGATCCTCTCCGAGATGCGAGGTACGGTCGGCTTCAACGACATCATCGAAGGCGCCACCATGCAGGAGCAGGTGGACGACTTCACGGGTGTGTCTTCGAAGGTGATCATCGAGTCGAAGGACTCTTCCCTGCGGCCGCAGATCTCGATCAACGAGATCGACGGCGACGCGGAGTCGAAGTCGCTGCTCCCGGTCGGCGCCTATCTCTCGGTCAACGAGGGCGAGGAAGTCACCGCCGGCCAGGTCGTCGCGAAGATCCCGCGAGAGGCCTCGAAGACGAAGGACATCACCGGCGGTCTGCCGCGAGTGGCCGAGCTCTTCGAAGCCCGGAAGCCGAAGGAGTGCGCCGTCGTCTCCGAGATCGAAGGCATCGTGTCCTTCGGCCCGGATTCGCGCGGCAAGCGTCGTGTGATCGTGACTCCGGAAGAGGGTGAGCCCGAGGAATACCTGATTCCGAAGGGCAAGCACGTGTCGGTGCACGAGGGGGATCGGGTCCGCGCCGGTGACGCGCTCATGGACGGCTCGTCCAACCCGCACGACATCCTCAAGATCAAGGGCGAGAAGGAGCTCGCGAAGTACCTGGTCGACGAGGTGCAGGAGGTCTACCGCCTGCAGGGCGTGAAGATCAACGACAAGCACATCGAGACGATCGTTCGCCAGATGGTCCGCAAGGTCCGGATCGTCGATCCGGGCGACTCGGACTGGCTGATCGGCGAGCAGGTGGAGAAGGCGACCTACCGACAGCTGTGCGCAGAGTTCGAGGAAGAGGGCAAGCAGGTGCCGACGGCGGAGACGCAGCTCCTGGGCATCACGAAGGCCTCGCTCTCGACGGAGTCGTTCATCTCCGCCGCGTCCTTCCAGGAGACCACGAAGGTCCTCACGGAAGCCGCGATCTGGGGCAAGAACGACTTCCTGCGCGGGCTCAAGGAGAACGTGATCATGGGGCGGCTGATCCCGGCCGGAACCGGGCTCTCGAAGTACGCCGACATGGGGATCCAGGTCGAGGTGCCGGAGGGCTTCGAGTTCGACACCGCCGAGGCGGGCGAGCTCGGCGGCGAGTTCGGCACGTCCTCCTTCGGTGGCGAGACCATCACGCCGGAAGGGGAGGCGCCCGTCGCCGGACTCTTCGCAAGCCCGGCCGAGCCCGCCGAAGGCGGATCGTTCGAGAGCTGA
- the rpsL gene encoding 30S ribosomal protein S12 translates to MPTIQQLIRKGRKPKPSRSKSPDLTSCPQRRGVCLRVFTATPKKPNSALRKVARVRLTNGNEVNAYIGGEGHTLQEHSVVLVRGGRVKDLPGVRYHIVRGSLDATGVEGRNQSRSKYGAKKPK, encoded by the coding sequence ATGCCCACGATTCAACAGCTGATCCGAAAGGGACGTAAGCCGAAGCCGTCCCGATCGAAGTCCCCGGACCTCACGAGCTGCCCGCAGCGTCGTGGCGTTTGTCTGCGCGTGTTCACCGCGACGCCGAAGAAGCCGAACTCGGCGCTTCGGAAGGTCGCTCGTGTGCGCCTGACGAACGGCAACGAGGTCAACGCCTACATCGGCGGTGAGGGACACACGCTCCAGGAGCACTCGGTGGTGCTCGTTCGCGGTGGTCGTGTGAAGGATCTCCCCGGTGTCCGTTACCACATCGTGCGCGGTTCCCTCGACGCGACGGGCGTCGAAGGCCGGAACCAGAGCCGCTCGAAGTACGGCGCCAAGAAGCCCAAGTGA